Proteins from a genomic interval of Dunckerocampus dactyliophorus isolate RoL2022-P2 chromosome 5, RoL_Ddac_1.1, whole genome shotgun sequence:
- the mgat4c gene encoding alpha-1,3-mannosyl-glycoprotein 4-beta-N-acetylglucosaminyltransferase C isoform X1, which yields MQGTLVTSSPKGVVVMRLLCKSLDKMRCLRKRSTIPFLGFLIAFLLFLNLYIEDGYVLEEDKRQLRETSAHPPSSERYVHTFRELRNFSGSINVTYRYLAGTPLNRKKYLTIGLSSVKRKRGNYLLETIKSIFDQSSYEELKEIVVVVHLAEFDPVWCENLVQEMSRKFGHHIIAGRLLVIQAPEEYYPSLDGLKRNYNDPEDRVRFRSKQNVDYAFLLNFCTNLSDFYMMLEDDVRCSRNFLTALKKVITSREGSYWVMLEFSKLGYIGKLYHSKDLPRLAHFLLMFYQEMPCDWLLIHFRGLLAQKDVIRFKPSLFQHMGYYSSYKGAENKLKDDDFEEDSVDIPDNPPASLYTNINVFENYDAAKAYSTVDEYFWGKPPSTGDFFIIVFNKSTKISKIKISTGSDDRQNDILHRGALEVGEKLVGTKKGKQCSSYITLGEFKNGNIEVQDVDRKISFDIECVRIVVTASQKEWIIIRSISLWTTPPPSQ from the exons GTGTCGTAGTCATGAGGCTGCTGTGCAAGTCGCTGGACAAGATGAGGTGTCTGAGGAAACGCTCCACCATCCCCTTCCTCGGCTTCCTCATcgccttcctcctcttcctcaaccTCTACATTGAAGACGGATATGTGCTG GAAGAAGATAAGAGGCAGCTTCGGGAAACGTCGGCCCACCCTCCCAGCTCCGAGCGCTACGTTCACACCTTCCGAGAGCTCCGTAATTTCTCAGGAAGCATAAATGTCACGTATCGTTATCTCGCTGGGACGCCGCTCAACCGCAAGA AGTACCTGACCATCGGGCTGTCGTCGGTGAAAAGAAAGCGAGGGAACTACCTGCTGGAGACCATCAAGTCCATCTTCGACCAGTCTAGCTATGAGGAGCTGAAAGAAATCGTGGTGGTGGTCCACTTGGCTGAATTTGACCCAGTTTGGTGCGAGAACCTGGTGCAGGAGATGAGCAGGAAGTTTGGCCACCACATCATCGCGGGTCGCCTTCTGGTGATCCAGGCTCCAGAGGAGTACTATCCATCCCTGGACGGCCTCAAGAGGAACTACAACGACCCCGAGGACAGAGTGCGCTTCCGCTCCAAGCAGAACGTGGACTACGCCTTCCTGCTCAACTTCTGCACCAACCTGTCTGACTTCTACATGATGCTGGAGGACGACGTGCGCTGCTCCCGCAACTTCCTGACGGCCCTGAAGAAGGTGATCACCTCCAGGGAAGGTTCCTACTGGGTGATGCTGGAGTTCTCCAAGCTGGGCTACATCGGGAAGCTGTACCACTCCAAGGACCTGCCTCGTCTGGCTCATTTCCTGCTCATGTTCTACCAGGAGATGCCGTGCGACTGGCTCCTCATCCACTTCAGGGGTCTGCTGGCCCAGAAGGACGTGATCCGCTTCAAGCCCTCGCTCTTCCAGCACATGGGCTACTACTCGTCTTACAAAGGGGCTGAGAACAAGCTGAAGGACGACGACTTCGAGGAGGACTCGGTCGACATTCCCGACAACCCTCCGGCCAGCCTTTACACCAACATCAACGTCTTTGAGAACTACGACGCCGCCAAGGCTTACAGCACCGTGGACGAATACTTCTGGGGGAAGCCTCCTTCTACCGGAGACTTCTTTATCATCGTCTTCAACAAGTCCaccaaaatcagcaaaataAAGATCTCTACCGGCTCTGACGACAGACAAAATGACATCCTGCACCGTGGAGCTCTGGAAGTGGGGGAGAAACTGGTGGGTACtaaaaaggggaagcagtgctcCTCTTACATCACTTTGGGGGAGTTCAAAAATGGCAACATCGAGGTCCAAGACGTGGACCGCAAGATCTCCTTTGACATTGAGTGTGTGCGCATCGTGGTGACGGCCAGTCAGAAGGAATGGATCATCATTAGGAGTATAAGTTTATGGACTACACCTCCACCCAGCCAATGA
- the mgat4c gene encoding alpha-1,3-mannosyl-glycoprotein 4-beta-N-acetylglucosaminyltransferase C isoform X2 yields the protein MAHSGSVVVMRLLCKSLDKMRCLRKRSTIPFLGFLIAFLLFLNLYIEDGYVLEEDKRQLRETSAHPPSSERYVHTFRELRNFSGSINVTYRYLAGTPLNRKKYLTIGLSSVKRKRGNYLLETIKSIFDQSSYEELKEIVVVVHLAEFDPVWCENLVQEMSRKFGHHIIAGRLLVIQAPEEYYPSLDGLKRNYNDPEDRVRFRSKQNVDYAFLLNFCTNLSDFYMMLEDDVRCSRNFLTALKKVITSREGSYWVMLEFSKLGYIGKLYHSKDLPRLAHFLLMFYQEMPCDWLLIHFRGLLAQKDVIRFKPSLFQHMGYYSSYKGAENKLKDDDFEEDSVDIPDNPPASLYTNINVFENYDAAKAYSTVDEYFWGKPPSTGDFFIIVFNKSTKISKIKISTGSDDRQNDILHRGALEVGEKLVGTKKGKQCSSYITLGEFKNGNIEVQDVDRKISFDIECVRIVVTASQKEWIIIRSISLWTTPPPSQ from the exons GTGTCGTAGTCATGAGGCTGCTGTGCAAGTCGCTGGACAAGATGAGGTGTCTGAGGAAACGCTCCACCATCCCCTTCCTCGGCTTCCTCATcgccttcctcctcttcctcaaccTCTACATTGAAGACGGATATGTGCTG GAAGAAGATAAGAGGCAGCTTCGGGAAACGTCGGCCCACCCTCCCAGCTCCGAGCGCTACGTTCACACCTTCCGAGAGCTCCGTAATTTCTCAGGAAGCATAAATGTCACGTATCGTTATCTCGCTGGGACGCCGCTCAACCGCAAGA AGTACCTGACCATCGGGCTGTCGTCGGTGAAAAGAAAGCGAGGGAACTACCTGCTGGAGACCATCAAGTCCATCTTCGACCAGTCTAGCTATGAGGAGCTGAAAGAAATCGTGGTGGTGGTCCACTTGGCTGAATTTGACCCAGTTTGGTGCGAGAACCTGGTGCAGGAGATGAGCAGGAAGTTTGGCCACCACATCATCGCGGGTCGCCTTCTGGTGATCCAGGCTCCAGAGGAGTACTATCCATCCCTGGACGGCCTCAAGAGGAACTACAACGACCCCGAGGACAGAGTGCGCTTCCGCTCCAAGCAGAACGTGGACTACGCCTTCCTGCTCAACTTCTGCACCAACCTGTCTGACTTCTACATGATGCTGGAGGACGACGTGCGCTGCTCCCGCAACTTCCTGACGGCCCTGAAGAAGGTGATCACCTCCAGGGAAGGTTCCTACTGGGTGATGCTGGAGTTCTCCAAGCTGGGCTACATCGGGAAGCTGTACCACTCCAAGGACCTGCCTCGTCTGGCTCATTTCCTGCTCATGTTCTACCAGGAGATGCCGTGCGACTGGCTCCTCATCCACTTCAGGGGTCTGCTGGCCCAGAAGGACGTGATCCGCTTCAAGCCCTCGCTCTTCCAGCACATGGGCTACTACTCGTCTTACAAAGGGGCTGAGAACAAGCTGAAGGACGACGACTTCGAGGAGGACTCGGTCGACATTCCCGACAACCCTCCGGCCAGCCTTTACACCAACATCAACGTCTTTGAGAACTACGACGCCGCCAAGGCTTACAGCACCGTGGACGAATACTTCTGGGGGAAGCCTCCTTCTACCGGAGACTTCTTTATCATCGTCTTCAACAAGTCCaccaaaatcagcaaaataAAGATCTCTACCGGCTCTGACGACAGACAAAATGACATCCTGCACCGTGGAGCTCTGGAAGTGGGGGAGAAACTGGTGGGTACtaaaaaggggaagcagtgctcCTCTTACATCACTTTGGGGGAGTTCAAAAATGGCAACATCGAGGTCCAAGACGTGGACCGCAAGATCTCCTTTGACATTGAGTGTGTGCGCATCGTGGTGACGGCCAGTCAGAAGGAATGGATCATCATTAGGAGTATAAGTTTATGGACTACACCTCCACCCAGCCAATGA
- the mgat4c gene encoding alpha-1,3-mannosyl-glycoprotein 4-beta-N-acetylglucosaminyltransferase C isoform X3, with protein sequence MRLLCKSLDKMRCLRKRSTIPFLGFLIAFLLFLNLYIEDGYVLEEDKRQLRETSAHPPSSERYVHTFRELRNFSGSINVTYRYLAGTPLNRKKYLTIGLSSVKRKRGNYLLETIKSIFDQSSYEELKEIVVVVHLAEFDPVWCENLVQEMSRKFGHHIIAGRLLVIQAPEEYYPSLDGLKRNYNDPEDRVRFRSKQNVDYAFLLNFCTNLSDFYMMLEDDVRCSRNFLTALKKVITSREGSYWVMLEFSKLGYIGKLYHSKDLPRLAHFLLMFYQEMPCDWLLIHFRGLLAQKDVIRFKPSLFQHMGYYSSYKGAENKLKDDDFEEDSVDIPDNPPASLYTNINVFENYDAAKAYSTVDEYFWGKPPSTGDFFIIVFNKSTKISKIKISTGSDDRQNDILHRGALEVGEKLVGTKKGKQCSSYITLGEFKNGNIEVQDVDRKISFDIECVRIVVTASQKEWIIIRSISLWTTPPPSQ encoded by the exons ATGAGGCTGCTGTGCAAGTCGCTGGACAAGATGAGGTGTCTGAGGAAACGCTCCACCATCCCCTTCCTCGGCTTCCTCATcgccttcctcctcttcctcaaccTCTACATTGAAGACGGATATGTGCTG GAAGAAGATAAGAGGCAGCTTCGGGAAACGTCGGCCCACCCTCCCAGCTCCGAGCGCTACGTTCACACCTTCCGAGAGCTCCGTAATTTCTCAGGAAGCATAAATGTCACGTATCGTTATCTCGCTGGGACGCCGCTCAACCGCAAGA AGTACCTGACCATCGGGCTGTCGTCGGTGAAAAGAAAGCGAGGGAACTACCTGCTGGAGACCATCAAGTCCATCTTCGACCAGTCTAGCTATGAGGAGCTGAAAGAAATCGTGGTGGTGGTCCACTTGGCTGAATTTGACCCAGTTTGGTGCGAGAACCTGGTGCAGGAGATGAGCAGGAAGTTTGGCCACCACATCATCGCGGGTCGCCTTCTGGTGATCCAGGCTCCAGAGGAGTACTATCCATCCCTGGACGGCCTCAAGAGGAACTACAACGACCCCGAGGACAGAGTGCGCTTCCGCTCCAAGCAGAACGTGGACTACGCCTTCCTGCTCAACTTCTGCACCAACCTGTCTGACTTCTACATGATGCTGGAGGACGACGTGCGCTGCTCCCGCAACTTCCTGACGGCCCTGAAGAAGGTGATCACCTCCAGGGAAGGTTCCTACTGGGTGATGCTGGAGTTCTCCAAGCTGGGCTACATCGGGAAGCTGTACCACTCCAAGGACCTGCCTCGTCTGGCTCATTTCCTGCTCATGTTCTACCAGGAGATGCCGTGCGACTGGCTCCTCATCCACTTCAGGGGTCTGCTGGCCCAGAAGGACGTGATCCGCTTCAAGCCCTCGCTCTTCCAGCACATGGGCTACTACTCGTCTTACAAAGGGGCTGAGAACAAGCTGAAGGACGACGACTTCGAGGAGGACTCGGTCGACATTCCCGACAACCCTCCGGCCAGCCTTTACACCAACATCAACGTCTTTGAGAACTACGACGCCGCCAAGGCTTACAGCACCGTGGACGAATACTTCTGGGGGAAGCCTCCTTCTACCGGAGACTTCTTTATCATCGTCTTCAACAAGTCCaccaaaatcagcaaaataAAGATCTCTACCGGCTCTGACGACAGACAAAATGACATCCTGCACCGTGGAGCTCTGGAAGTGGGGGAGAAACTGGTGGGTACtaaaaaggggaagcagtgctcCTCTTACATCACTTTGGGGGAGTTCAAAAATGGCAACATCGAGGTCCAAGACGTGGACCGCAAGATCTCCTTTGACATTGAGTGTGTGCGCATCGTGGTGACGGCCAGTCAGAAGGAATGGATCATCATTAGGAGTATAAGTTTATGGACTACACCTCCACCCAGCCAATGA